The nucleotide sequence AAATGTAGGTTTGATTAGAACAGCCTAATTCATAGAATCTATTGGCTCACATTTGGTTTGAATTGTTAAATTATCTGTTGGCTCACATTTGGTTTGAATTGTTAAATTATACATCACTCTTATTGATACAAAATGTAGTTGGACACACATAAACACTGTATAAGTAGGAACACTCAGATGTATATCAATCTCAATCGTTTGAATTGCCTGCCATGCCAACTAGTTTGAGCATGTTGCGGTCTTCTTTAAACCTTTCTAGGACAGTACCTTTCATGGCGTTATGTTTGGTATCTATTTCGTTTGAGGCTTGAACGATTCCCCAACATTCTATGACTTCTGGCTGTATTCTGCTCGTCTTGGAAAGGCTCGGGCTACCAAACGTTGTGCATTCAAATGTCTGGCCTTGATCGAAGCTTGCTGATATAAACAGACCGTAGTGATTGATTTTACCTCCAAATCCTATGCCGTTTGGAATGTTCTCTGATGTGAAATTAGTTGCACACTGCACACGTTTACATATGTTAGAATATGCTTCTAATCACATTCACATTAGTTGTAACAGAGTGTTTGTAGAGAGGTATACCCATTGAATGTTGGTGTTTGCTCCAGTTGGTCTGTAAATGGCTGCTTTAGGATTTAGTTGGAAAAGGAAAGACTTCATATCTCCATAGAAATCGCTGTACCTCTCCCAAGGTTGAGAGGCGTACCCTCCATACACACAGCCTTCTTTGTCTTTGATGATTAACACAGATGCCGACATACCAGTGTTTCTGCAAGATAATTTGCATTAGCATCCAAAATAAGTCCTGTCTTGATTTTGACGAAGTTGCAAGCAAGGATAATGTTAGGTAAAACACTCACGATGTGTGTCCGAGGAATGTGTTGAAGCTTTGACCGTGTAAGGAACTGTGATACAGCAGCTTCCACTCTACAAGCTCGTGGTGAGGAAGAGCTCCTCCGATATGCCAAGCGTATTCCTTCTTCAACAATAGCCTATCTGAATCCACACCATCTCCAGAAAGCAGATTCGGGACTTGATATCCAGGTCTCACTATACAAGGTTCAGCGGGAATAACAATATGAAAATTAGGAGAACGTTTTACTAGTTTTGCCAACAAGAAATAAGTCAAGAACGAGAGAAGATAAAGAATAAACCTGGACCGGGGGGCATAAGCAAGCTTCCAAGAAACTTTCTGATAGTTGGAACATGTGAGCTCCAGCTTCTGAAATCCGCAAAAGTCATTCCTTTTTCagaaccatcatcatcatcagattttGAGAAAGTAGCAGCATTGAGTAACGCATCAACCATCTCCTTATAATCACTTGATTCTGCATCAGAACTCTCAGCGGAGAACACACTCTTCAAAATCACCACCAGTACCGACTCTAAATCAGACCTGAAGGATATACTAAAATGTATCACACAATCACAGCATAACAATATACTCTTGAGAGTTTCAGTTCAATTTCTATTCGAATGAGTTCTTAAGTGAATCAAGAGACCAATGAACATATAACAAACAGGTAACGAAACTATGTTGAGAGCCTCTCGATTGCTACCTTGCCAAGACACCATTGCCAGTGACATCCAAAGTCTGGTATATAAACTCAGCAATTTCATCATCGGTTCCTTTCTCATATGTTGCCTGAAAAAGCAACAAGATTTTTAAGTTCAACACAGCAACATTAGACTCTGGATTACAGGAGTTGCAATTGTAGCTTCGTGACAGTGTTGAATCCTCCTACGATCGGAGGAAGCTCAGAAGGAAAAAGACAAGTAGTAGTAAGTAGTAGTAACCTTAGCAATAACAAGATCTTCAAAAGTCAATTTATCATCTTTCCTGTGTTGAGTGACCATATCGAAGATCCTTTCTCCTAATGAACCACTCAGACCAAAATACTCCTGTGCAAAATCACAACATCGTGAggctaaaattcaaaattaatcaACCGACAGAAACCAGATGATGCGATGCAGTGACAGAGAAATCGTCAAAACCTGGAAAGCAGGGTAAGATACGTATTGGTGATTGCTCTGAGACTTGGAAGCGAGAGAGGCGAATAGAGATTTGAGATCTTCGAGCTTCTTCTGAGTAAAAGCtctgcaacaaaacaaaacaaaacaaacacacaattGAATAAGATCGAATTcaatttgagaaattgaaaaaggTGAGATTTTTTGTGTGGTTCTGATGAAGAAGACCTTGAAGCAGAAGTGAAGCGAGGATTCGCCGATGACGAATTCGAATTTCCCATtattcctctcttcttcttcttcttctccggcagGTTTCGCTCTCTGttcttctattattatttttgtttgatctttgcTTTCTTCATATTTACAATTTCACTCccttaattatctaaaatattcttaatttaccCCATTACTTTTAATTCGTTAATCTCGAAGCAGCAATGAGAAAAATACGAACTTTTTTGACTATTTGTGTATTCGTTGAAAAACTcaaaatgaagagagagagactaaagGAGGAGAAGACGAGGAGCACAGCTTGATTCATGCTTTCAGATTTCGACTGGTGAGTCTCATCTTGATGATTGCAACTCGTCTTCGTGCCTATCGAATCTACAGTTCTCGtatgaatacttttttttgttgtgtttggtcTGTTTTGACtttgacaaaaatagcaaagCTAAGctcttttttaatgtttgatttgAGCAGTAACTAAAGTTGTTTTTGTTCCTCAATTGGATGTGAAAGATTCATACTTTTCCTGCAGTTCTTGTAAACTGAATGTTCAAAGATTGATATGGAGTCTTTTCTATAGTTCTTATATGAGTTGTGGtgtttggtgtttttgtttatgtagaGCAGGGTTTTTAAGtcaagacaaagaaaaatatcaagTAAAGAACCAATTTATCCTAGAAGATGACGAGATCGTGGGTGCTTTTATTTGTTCTTATGTTCATTGTGTTGACTTCTCAGTTTGAGTGGAATGAACAAGCTGATAGTGAAACTGAGACTAGTCGTCCTCTCATTCTTTCAGATCAAGAGCAACATATACCGCAAGGCAAAGAAACTCTGCATGAAAAGGTTTGTCTTTATACATGTCTCTTACTCTTTGGTAGAATTCAAACAATATAGAACTGTTGTGTATGTTGTTGACCTAAGGAAGGAGATGGGTTCTTAAAAACTGGATACTTTGTTTGTCCACTGCCTTCTCAGTGACACATTTCGTTTACTGACTTGCTTAGTTTAGAGGTTGAACTGAAACACAGTTCATCTCTTATCACTCTAAGTCTAATTGCttcttcatgtttcttgttACTGTGGACTTTGTCTTACTATGCAGTTTTATTCTCTTACATACACTTTAGCTACTCACTCCAGATATAGTTTAATCTCCTTAAGCTCTCTAAAGTTTATCATAAATGTAGTAATTAGTTGATAACCAGTCAAATTTCCACATTTTGTGGTTCTGTGAAAACTGTGTGATATGCTTTTTTCTGATATGCGAGTTCAGTTTTATCTTGAGAACACATTAAGGGCTAGTTTCCAGCTTCATCTCATCCCTCTGAGCAGATCCCAATTTTGAGTCCTCCAAACGATATGATTGCCAAAGGATATACTTCGTAGTATGATCTAATGataatatgaattatatttgtGACAGAAAATTCTCtctcaagaaaagaaaattcaaaagctTAATGAGCATATTCGAGATCTAAGGAGGCAGTTGCTGCAATGCAGAAATGAAAATCAGGTTGAGTTGAGGGAGCTAGAAACTGAGCTTGATCAGCTGCTATTAAGAGGTGTTTAATCCATTACAGGTATATCGTTTTCCTGTGGCACATGTTTCACAGTTTCTTTCCTATTAAAACCACTGTGAAATGGTGATGCTTGATTGAAAGCATTAATAGACTAAACAGTTTCTATTGATGAATTTTGACATTACCTATTAATTAGATATGGATGGCTAGAATTTAAGTGTGCCAACTAGTGTGATGCACTAGGATATAACTATTGGATATAATTAAGACACAATCTGGCGCATGCTTTCTACATTATTATCTGGGGCAGGCTTATTAATATTGGTTTTCCTTGTAAATTTCATTGTTGATCAGCTACATTCATCATGTTTCACATGTGATTTGCTTGCTGTCTCGACATTTTTTACCTCAGAGATGTCAATAGATCAGAAGAGTGTTAAGAGTGGTAGTTGAGAACTATTATAAACTGGCAAGAGATATAATGAAGGGAAAGTACAAATTTGCTTGAAGATGAAAGGTTTCACTCGACTTGATTCCTGAGTACTGTATTCTGAATCACATTTTTGGTGTGTGTGCAGATTGAAGCTTTGTCTCTCTAACCCCTCCTTAAGCGTAAATCCAGATTCTTGATCAATCTAGCTAATACCATAGCCCCTCTTTCTAAGCACTACACTTGAAACTTCTGTACTTTGAaggagaaatcaaagaagaatgTATAGCTAAGGCATgctatttggttttgtttttcattttcttgtattttaatattgatacTGAAAGTGTGGGACTACTTGGACTTCTATGAAAAGACCAGattctgtcaaaaaaaaaaaaaataggacacacaaaaaatagaaagaagccAAAACTCAAGAAAATTATACTTACCGAGTATTTTGTGCccaaatccaaaaattgtaCTTCAGTATATGTAGTCCCCATGTAATTCCTAATGGCCAAGTCAATGTATGATCAATgatcttgaagaaaaaaaatatatatatttgaactaATCAAGCATTATACTGTAGTTATTTGCTTTAAATAGCATTCTTTGTCAAATTGATATAACTAACAAATAGTAGTGAATCAACCCAAAACTCAAAATGTTAAATTCTGAAGTAGATATATGCTGATATTGTGTAAACCACTTTCTCAATTTCTTGAtaattgacttttaattattaaaagagTTTTGGAGTTTTACACCCACATGAAATAGATCCGTTGTTATCGTTTCAATCTTTATGATCCTCCTCTCGCTGACCCATTTTCTACGCTCGTTATTTACGTACTTCCCATATGCATGAATTGTCAACATTATGATTGAGATCAATATAAATTACTAACATATATCTCGCGTTTCGTTGAATATGGAAGATATATCTTGACTTTTAGGTTAAATATATAGAGGGGACAATTACGTTAACACTATAAATCAGGATAATATGACCTAAAATTCTTTGGATGTTTCAAGTTAGTGCTGCCGATCGATATAAGTAACGATACAACTAATTAATGTCGTATGTATGTTGTGCTGGTCATATCACTTATGGCAAACATATATGAACGCTTAACAAGAATATTGACCGGGGCTTAAAAGAATGAAAATACGGTTCGAATTATCAcctttacatttgttttttgtttttttgttggtgataTCACGTTggttttttattcttcttgtttGACGCGATGAGCGAGGAATAACTAAATAACTAATCTCTAAAGTCAGCAATAGTAACTCTTtaccaaaagagagaaaaacaacaaaagaaaacaaaaaacaagtcAGCATTAGTGTTTTTGAATGTGCCCACGTCGTTTACACGAATGCTATTAATTCGACAAGTCAactaaatagtttttttatagCCAAAGATAGGATGAGAGGCAATTAAGTTGCTCCAC is from Camelina sativa cultivar DH55 chromosome 20, Cs, whole genome shotgun sequence and encodes:
- the LOC104768819 gene encoding uncharacterized protein LOC104768819, encoding MTRSWVLLFVLMFIVLTSQFEWNEQADSETETSRPLILSDQEQHIPQGKETLHEKKILSQEKKIQKLNEHIRDLRRQLLQCRNENQVELRELETELDQLLLRGV
- the LOC104768818 gene encoding TLD domain-containing protein 1 encodes the protein MGNSNSSSANPRFTSASRAFTQKKLEDLKSLFASLASKSQSNHQYVSYPAFQEYFGLSGSLGERIFDMVTQHRKDDKLTFEDLVIAKATYEKGTDDEIAEFIYQTLDVTGNGVLARSDLESVLVVILKSVFSAESSDAESSDYKEMVDALLNAATFSKSDDDDGSEKGMTFADFRSWSSHVPTIRKFLGSLLMPPGPVRPGYQVPNLLSGDGVDSDRLLLKKEYAWHIGGALPHHELVEWKLLYHSSLHGQSFNTFLGHTSNTGMSASVLIIKDKEGCVYGGYASQPWERYSDFYGDMKSFLFQLNPKAAIYRPTGANTNIQWCATNFTSENIPNGIGFGGKINHYGLFISASFDQGQTFECTTFGSPSLSKTSRIQPEVIECWGIVQASNEIDTKHNAMKGTVLERFKEDRNMLKLVGMAGNSND